A part of Planococcus sp. MB-3u-03 genomic DNA contains:
- a CDS encoding DUF4181 domain-containing protein, translated as MWLEIGLVILGVVVLVSIVNIILRKLLKIEKEKKDFFSFDYINEQHRKIEQWVRWGWVLVSLIAFWLVIYQEFPVIFYLFLFIVWIASDAFVRAYFQWKHSEQPKQAILTLSEMVIWISTVTLVIYFDVFNFLA; from the coding sequence ATGTGGCTAGAAATCGGATTGGTTATTCTAGGGGTTGTTGTACTCGTCTCCATAGTAAACATCATCCTAAGGAAACTATTGAAAATCGAAAAAGAAAAGAAGGATTTCTTTTCTTTTGATTACATTAACGAGCAGCACCGGAAGATTGAACAATGGGTGAGGTGGGGGTGGGTTCTGGTGAGTTTGATCGCCTTTTGGTTGGTTATATACCAAGAATTCCCGGTAATATTCTACCTTTTCTTATTCATTGTTTGGATAGCATCAGATGCCTTCGTCAGAGCCTACTTCCAATGGAAGCATTCCGAACAGCCAAAACAGGCCATCTTGACGCTGAGCGAGATGGTGATTTGGATATCGACAGTCACCTTGGTAATCTATTTCGACGTTTTTAACTTTTTAGCTTAA
- a CDS encoding Rrf2 family transcriptional regulator: MKYSNATNYALHTMVQLIRLPRDASIGVQELAKAQQLSPTYLSKILTKLTKAGLIESMPGAKGGYRLARGERDISFFDVIQAIEGESHLFDCTLHRHEGCLIEKVMRDAEANMKQELQEQLLVDIAEQAGQQGGDGK, from the coding sequence ATGAAATATTCGAATGCCACAAACTACGCCTTGCATACGATGGTGCAGCTGATCCGCTTGCCTAGGGATGCGTCGATCGGCGTGCAGGAGCTGGCGAAAGCCCAGCAGTTATCGCCGACCTACTTGTCGAAAATTTTGACGAAGCTGACGAAAGCTGGGTTGATCGAATCGATGCCGGGCGCAAAAGGCGGCTACCGGCTGGCGCGTGGCGAGCGGGACATCTCGTTTTTCGATGTCATTCAGGCGATTGAAGGCGAGAGCCATTTATTCGACTGCACGCTCCACCGCCACGAGGGCTGCCTGATCGAGAAAGTCATGCGCGACGCCGAAGCCAATATGAAACAAGAACTCCAGGAACAGCTGTTAGTCGATATTGCGGAACAGGCAGGACAACAAGGAGGCGACGGGAAATGA
- a CDS encoding TetR/AcrR family transcriptional regulator: MITAKQTITETFIHLLAEQDFEAVSVKDIVSYAGISRSTFYLHFTDKYELMDAVRSQLNGRLLQIYAEPSDAETINLKICRHVFRYRSFYRQEFSDAGRIHELTSRFADQLEHVFGDEDLAVFAGWGTIGYLASWVKGGFAMAPQEASDKLMKIIFADWTANLADARERSS; encoded by the coding sequence ATGATAACAGCGAAACAAACCATTACCGAAACCTTCATCCACTTGCTTGCTGAACAGGATTTCGAGGCCGTGTCGGTCAAGGACATCGTCTCCTATGCCGGCATTTCCCGCTCCACGTTCTACCTGCATTTCACCGATAAATACGAATTGATGGACGCGGTGCGCAGCCAATTGAACGGACGTCTCTTGCAGATCTATGCCGAACCGTCGGATGCAGAGACGATCAATTTAAAGATTTGCCGGCATGTCTTCCGCTACCGTTCGTTCTACCGTCAGGAATTTTCCGATGCCGGGCGCATCCATGAACTCACCAGCCGCTTTGCCGACCAGCTTGAACACGTCTTCGGCGATGAGGACTTGGCCGTCTTCGCGGGCTGGGGCACAATCGGCTATTTGGCATCCTGGGTCAAAGGCGGATTTGCGATGGCGCCGCAGGAAGCGTCGGACAAGCTGATGAAAATCATTTTCGCCGATTGGACGGCGAATTTGGCGGATGCCCGGGAACGCAGCAGTTGA
- a CDS encoding class I SAM-dependent DNA methyltransferase, translated as MNNSSRNVFNGNFEKYQDPEYYDLEYQNYLSDVPFLAEWAEKSTGPIIDLGCGTGRVTIPLAQQGHQLIGVDLHEGMLGRAREKTFATNLSIDWVLQDCTQLALNTEAPLIYMTGNSFQHFLTNESQNQLLESVKTHLSDDGVFIFNTRFPILNELAQVEESTRTYTDKRHRKIREINTETYHPLSQILHCTSVREILKGSNENSVEQDSISLRYVFPLEMERLLTDNGFEVLEAYSSWDKKPLHASSSEMIYVCKK; from the coding sequence TTGAATAATTCAAGCAGAAATGTCTTTAACGGCAACTTTGAAAAATATCAAGACCCCGAATATTACGACCTGGAGTATCAAAATTATTTAAGCGATGTGCCGTTTCTCGCCGAATGGGCTGAAAAATCGACTGGTCCTATTATTGATTTAGGCTGTGGCACAGGACGAGTCACGATTCCTTTAGCTCAGCAAGGACATCAATTAATTGGCGTGGATCTGCACGAGGGTATGCTGGGCCGGGCTAGAGAAAAAACATTCGCTACCAATCTATCAATCGATTGGGTTTTGCAGGATTGCACGCAGCTTGCTTTGAACACTGAAGCACCTCTTATTTATATGACAGGAAATTCTTTTCAGCACTTTCTCACGAATGAATCACAAAACCAATTGCTTGAGTCTGTAAAAACTCATTTAAGTGATGACGGTGTCTTTATTTTCAATACACGGTTCCCTATTTTAAATGAACTGGCACAAGTCGAAGAATCAACACGAACTTATACTGATAAGCGCCATCGTAAGATCCGCGAAATAAATACTGAAACCTATCATCCATTATCCCAGATTTTGCACTGCACATCAGTTCGGGAAATACTCAAAGGTTCCAATGAGAATTCTGTAGAACAAGACAGTATTTCCTTGCGCTATGTCTTCCCTCTCGAAATGGAACGGCTTCTCACAGACAACGGTTTTGAGGTGTTGGAAGCATATAGTTCGTGGGATAAAAAGCCATTACATGCTTCCTCGAGTGAAATGATTTATGTCTGTAAAAAGTGA
- a CDS encoding RNA polymerase alpha subunit C-terminal domain-containing protein yields MAAEKTLRICDHGHRYYKSSDCPTCPVCNKEQKPHRGFLRELSAPARNGLLAEQIDTLEKLADYSEKDILTLHGVGPASMPVLRQHLRQAGLAFKTDST; encoded by the coding sequence ATGGCTGCAGAAAAGACATTGCGCATTTGCGATCACGGCCACCGCTACTACAAAAGCAGCGATTGCCCGACATGTCCGGTATGCAACAAAGAACAAAAGCCGCATCGTGGGTTTCTCCGGGAACTCAGTGCGCCGGCGAGAAATGGGTTGCTTGCTGAACAAATCGATACACTTGAGAAACTGGCCGACTATAGCGAAAAGGACATTCTCACGCTTCACGGCGTCGGCCCCGCGTCCATGCCGGTTTTAAGGCAGCATTTGAGGCAAGCGGGCTTGGCGTTCAAAACTGACAGCACATGA
- a CDS encoding CPBP family intramembrane glutamic endopeptidase — protein MAIAILFFLGIAAISYQLEVLSYLILTGFAILLFVNNKNRFLASLLLSFLIGFAVFMIANGFVETMVVPQELKIILNRLFLGFILIGIVFNHLLFKKKLVWYNRKPDWTNPIRLPFHQVNVFWFWLIGIAVNGIVYSFFIARQDLESIQSLLVFCLVFSLINAVFEEVIWRGIMLSALKECVSTGYAVAVTSVGFGLLHLAIGFPILLSLVIALAGVIYAVITLKTNSIYPSIVFHFVINIGMVYSGLII, from the coding sequence ATGGCAATCGCGATATTGTTTTTCTTAGGAATTGCAGCTATTTCCTATCAGCTAGAAGTTCTTTCCTATCTTATATTAACGGGATTTGCGATTTTGTTATTCGTCAATAATAAAAACCGGTTCCTTGCCTCGCTATTGTTGTCGTTTCTCATCGGCTTTGCGGTATTTATGATTGCCAATGGTTTTGTTGAAACGATGGTCGTCCCACAAGAACTGAAGATTATCCTTAACCGCTTGTTTTTAGGTTTTATCCTCATCGGCATCGTTTTCAATCATCTGTTATTTAAGAAGAAGTTAGTTTGGTACAATAGAAAACCTGATTGGACCAATCCGATTCGTCTGCCATTTCATCAAGTGAATGTATTTTGGTTTTGGCTGATCGGGATTGCCGTGAATGGAATCGTATATTCGTTTTTCATCGCCCGACAAGACCTCGAGTCCATCCAATCGCTGCTGGTTTTTTGTTTAGTCTTTTCGCTGATCAATGCGGTGTTCGAGGAAGTCATTTGGCGAGGGATCATGCTTTCGGCTCTTAAGGAATGCGTCTCCACCGGCTATGCTGTTGCCGTTACGAGCGTCGGGTTCGGGCTTCTCCATCTCGCCATCGGTTTTCCTATCCTTCTCAGCTTGGTGATTGCACTCGCCGGAGTCATCTACGCGGTGATCACGTTGAAAACAAACAGCATCTACCCGAGCATTGTTTTTCATTTCGTCATAAATATTGGCATGGTGTATAGCGGATTGATCATCTGA
- a CDS encoding metallophosphoesterase family protein yields MSTTIAVIADVHGNSRALLSVLAEIDQQPEVKHIYCIGDMVGIGYETNEVLEILFCRKDISFVIGNHEEELIAILEGEDGESQGGEKLHHEWLAKRFDHRLLPKLKPIPKEIVAEHEGHKILFTHYPIDAEQRFLPIDAEPTAEKLDQLYKESPFDLVCFGHHHPVHHFSSAQRTYLNPGSLGCYDKPSARYAIIELTAKEINVALKQAPYDNQDFLLGYEQLNVPEKEFILKVFHGNQTLNK; encoded by the coding sequence ATGAGTACAACGATCGCAGTTATCGCGGATGTCCACGGAAATAGCCGCGCTTTACTTTCAGTATTGGCAGAAATCGATCAGCAGCCTGAAGTGAAGCACATCTACTGTATAGGAGATATGGTCGGAATAGGGTACGAGACCAACGAAGTGCTGGAGATTTTGTTTTGCAGAAAAGACATTTCATTTGTTATCGGGAATCACGAAGAAGAATTGATTGCGATTTTGGAAGGAGAAGATGGCGAAAGCCAAGGCGGTGAAAAGCTTCATCACGAATGGTTGGCAAAACGATTCGATCACCGCCTGCTGCCTAAATTGAAACCCATTCCGAAAGAAATAGTGGCTGAGCATGAGGGTCACAAGATATTGTTTACTCATTATCCCATCGACGCCGAGCAACGATTTCTTCCCATCGACGCTGAGCCGACTGCTGAAAAGCTAGATCAGCTTTATAAAGAATCACCGTTCGATTTGGTCTGTTTCGGGCATCATCATCCGGTGCATCACTTTTCTTCAGCACAACGAACTTACTTGAATCCGGGCTCCCTTGGCTGTTATGACAAGCCGTCTGCCAGATATGCCATCATTGAATTAACGGCCAAAGAAATCAATGTCGCATTAAAGCAAGCTCCTTACGATAATCAAGATTTCCTCTTGGGATATGAACAATTGAATGTTCCTGAAAAAGAGTTCATATTAAAGGTTTTTCATGGCAATCAAACACTAAACAAATGA
- a CDS encoding GNAT family N-acetyltransferase yields the protein MNIHYQKFSSEPPQGIAEEITALHRLIFGGPGHWLKQLNRQETAWTYVALVDNRVVGYKIGYALDDQVFYSWLGGVRPDCRKLGIASELMRRQHADLRATGYKIVRTKTMNKWRSMLLLNIQTGFDVLKTEIDPRGQLKIVLEKKLLS from the coding sequence ATGAACATCCACTACCAAAAATTCAGTTCTGAACCGCCCCAAGGAATAGCGGAGGAAATCACCGCGCTGCATCGGCTGATCTTTGGCGGGCCGGGACATTGGCTAAAGCAGCTGAACCGCCAGGAAACGGCATGGACCTATGTGGCATTAGTAGACAATCGCGTCGTAGGCTATAAAATTGGCTACGCACTCGACGATCAAGTTTTCTATAGCTGGCTCGGCGGTGTCCGTCCGGATTGCCGGAAGCTCGGAATCGCCTCTGAACTGATGCGCAGGCAGCACGCAGACCTCCGGGCAACAGGCTACAAAATCGTCCGCACAAAGACGATGAACAAATGGCGCAGCATGCTGCTGCTCAATATCCAGACGGGTTTCGATGTCTTGAAGACGGAAATCGATCCACGCGGCCAGTTGAAGATTGTACTAGAGAAGAAACTGCTTTCTTGA
- a CDS encoding alpha/beta hydrolase — MDYFSIDGTADERFVLFHGTGGNEYSLLQIAGDINPNAHILSFTGPVGEGAERRFFRPLSQGRLDRADFEQRVADFLNEWRALPDSGLHTTFIGFSNGANFLLGVLEQAPDIAEKVVLMHPSNLGYHFSQGSNAHIFLTAGATDPISVPGDVMKLAKQLETPFPNTHLQLLDGAHQVSEQEIDYLKDALAR, encoded by the coding sequence ATGGATTATTTCAGCATCGACGGAACCGCCGATGAGCGCTTTGTGCTATTTCACGGCACCGGCGGAAACGAGTACAGCCTGCTTCAAATCGCGGGGGATATCAATCCGAACGCGCATATCTTATCGTTCACCGGACCAGTCGGCGAAGGGGCCGAACGGCGGTTTTTCCGCCCGCTCTCACAAGGCCGCTTGGATCGTGCGGATTTCGAACAGCGTGTCGCGGATTTCCTCAACGAATGGCGGGCGCTTCCGGATTCAGGGCTGCACACGACGTTCATCGGCTTCTCCAATGGCGCGAACTTCTTGCTCGGCGTGCTCGAACAAGCACCGGATATCGCAGAGAAAGTCGTCTTGATGCATCCGTCGAACCTCGGCTACCACTTTTCACAAGGAAGCAATGCGCATATTTTCCTCACTGCCGGGGCGACGGATCCGATTTCGGTTCCTGGAGACGTGATGAAACTGGCGAAACAGCTGGAGACGCCGTTTCCGAACACCCACCTCCAGTTACTCGACGGTGCCCATCAAGTGAGCGAACAGGAAATCGATTATTTGAAGGATGCACTCGCCCGCTGA
- a CDS encoding DUF817 domain-containing protein, producing MKTFWLFGYRQALCCIFPVIIFAALALSKYIEIPYLPRYDFILLVCILAQVFMLTSKLETWDEFKVILVFHAIGLGLELYKVHMGSWAYPEDAYSKFFGVPLYSGFMYASVASYICQAWRRFDLQMYGWPKPFYSIAISVLIYANFFTHHFTYDIRWGLKLLLVLIFFRTVVTFRIDEKTFKMPLILSFLLIGFFIWIAENITTFLGAWQYPNQEAAWSLVHIGKISSWFLLVIISVIIVAQLKRVKSSLQLPARTSLITEKES from the coding sequence ATGAAAACGTTTTGGCTGTTCGGCTACCGGCAAGCGCTGTGCTGCATTTTTCCCGTCATCATTTTCGCGGCACTAGCTTTGTCGAAATACATTGAGATTCCTTATCTGCCCCGCTATGATTTTATTTTGCTCGTGTGCATACTAGCACAAGTGTTCATGCTCACGTCCAAACTGGAGACTTGGGACGAGTTCAAAGTCATCCTCGTGTTCCACGCAATCGGGCTCGGGCTCGAATTGTACAAGGTCCATATGGGCTCGTGGGCGTATCCTGAAGATGCCTACAGCAAGTTTTTCGGCGTGCCGCTCTATAGCGGCTTCATGTACGCCAGTGTCGCGAGCTATATTTGCCAGGCGTGGCGGCGTTTCGACCTGCAGATGTACGGATGGCCGAAGCCTTTTTACAGCATCGCCATCAGCGTGTTGATCTACGCGAACTTTTTCACGCATCATTTCACCTATGATATCCGCTGGGGGCTGAAGCTGTTATTGGTGCTAATTTTCTTCCGCACCGTCGTGACGTTTCGCATCGATGAGAAGACTTTTAAGATGCCGCTGATCTTGTCGTTCCTATTGATCGGGTTCTTCATCTGGATTGCGGAAAACATCACTACCTTCCTCGGCGCGTGGCAATATCCGAACCAGGAAGCGGCCTGGTCGCTCGTCCACATCGGCAAAATCAGCTCGTGGTTTTTGCTCGTCATCATCTCGGTGATCATCGTCGCCCAGCTGAAGCGGGTGAAAAGTTCATTACAACTTCCCGCGCGAACCAGTCTGATAACAGAAAAAGAAAGCTGA
- a CDS encoding SDR family oxidoreductase, with protein sequence MTKDVYVITGGSEDLAIALAQHIGQKGTLLLVDSCEKCLEQVKQQLLQQGITDVHCETSDLTSKRAVGNLAEKASELGQLRGLIHAAGLSNANDSKRRMADNVICMSHVLEAFLPLANETTSAVMVSSMTAYMVPQNGQYMDALKQQLAANLVETLDQFTQGDAGAANSMSKLAIQLIVEDQAWAWGQKGARLNSVSPGMMDMPDAYEDIKTMLAHTPLRRTAEPEEIASAIEFLLSDSASYITGIDLRIDGGTIANYPRMKTAMSQEKMKRF encoded by the coding sequence ATGACGAAGGATGTTTATGTGATCACGGGCGGTTCAGAAGATCTGGCGATCGCATTGGCCCAGCACATCGGCCAAAAAGGCACGCTGCTGTTAGTGGATTCATGCGAAAAATGCCTCGAACAAGTGAAGCAGCAGCTTTTGCAACAAGGCATTACCGACGTCCACTGCGAGACGTCCGACCTGACATCGAAACGAGCGGTCGGAAATCTAGCGGAAAAAGCGTCGGAACTGGGGCAGTTGAGAGGGCTCATCCATGCGGCGGGCTTATCGAATGCGAACGATTCAAAACGCAGGATGGCCGATAACGTCATCTGCATGAGCCACGTGCTAGAAGCATTTTTGCCGCTGGCGAATGAAACGACATCCGCCGTCATGGTGTCATCGATGACCGCCTATATGGTGCCGCAAAACGGCCAGTATATGGATGCTTTGAAACAGCAGCTCGCGGCCAACCTGGTTGAGACACTTGACCAATTCACGCAAGGAGATGCGGGCGCTGCCAACAGCATGTCGAAGCTCGCCATCCAATTGATTGTCGAAGACCAAGCCTGGGCATGGGGCCAAAAAGGAGCACGGCTCAATTCGGTGTCGCCCGGCATGATGGACATGCCGGATGCTTACGAAGATATCAAGACGATGCTCGCCCATACGCCGTTGCGCCGAACAGCGGAACCGGAAGAAATTGCCTCCGCAATCGAGTTCCTATTGAGCGATTCGGCGTCCTATATCACTGGCATCGACCTGCGCATCGACGGCGGCACGATCGCCAATTACCCGCGCATGAAAACAGCGATGTCTCAGGAGAAGATGAAACGCTTTTAA
- the guaC gene encoding GMP reductase: MENVFDYEDIQLVPAKAVVNSRSECDTSIEFGGRTFKLPVVPANMQTIVDEKIAKFLAENNYFYIMHRFEPEKRLAFAKDMQARELFASISVGVKPEEYDFVQQLVDEGVTPEYITIDVAHGHADSVINMIKHIKKLLPESFLIAGNVGTPEAVRELENAGADATKVGIGPGKVCITKIKTGFGTGGWQLAALRLCAKAASKPIIADGGIRTHGDIAKSVRFGASMVMIGSLFAGHEESPGQTVEQDGKLLKEYFGSASEFQKGEKKNVEGKKMFVEFKGSMKDTLVEMEQDLQSAISYAGGNHLLAIRQVDYVIVKNSIFNGDKVY, translated from the coding sequence ATGGAAAATGTATTTGATTACGAAGATATCCAACTCGTTCCTGCAAAAGCAGTGGTAAATAGCCGTTCAGAATGTGATACATCCATAGAGTTTGGCGGGCGCACGTTTAAATTACCGGTCGTGCCGGCCAATATGCAGACAATCGTCGATGAAAAGATTGCCAAATTCCTGGCAGAAAACAATTACTTCTATATCATGCACCGCTTCGAACCGGAAAAACGCTTGGCGTTCGCAAAAGACATGCAAGCGCGCGAACTTTTCGCATCGATCAGCGTCGGTGTAAAGCCGGAAGAATACGACTTTGTCCAGCAGCTGGTGGATGAAGGCGTGACGCCGGAGTATATTACAATCGACGTAGCTCACGGCCATGCCGATTCCGTTATCAATATGATCAAGCACATCAAAAAGCTATTGCCTGAAAGCTTCCTGATCGCCGGAAACGTCGGGACACCGGAAGCGGTGCGCGAACTGGAAAATGCGGGCGCAGATGCGACGAAAGTGGGCATCGGGCCAGGCAAAGTGTGCATCACCAAGATCAAGACCGGTTTCGGTACAGGCGGCTGGCAATTGGCTGCGCTTCGTTTGTGTGCGAAAGCCGCCAGTAAACCAATCATCGCGGACGGCGGCATCCGCACACACGGCGATATCGCAAAATCAGTGCGTTTCGGCGCTTCGATGGTCATGATCGGCTCGTTGTTCGCCGGTCACGAAGAATCCCCTGGGCAAACCGTCGAACAGGACGGCAAGCTCCTGAAGGAATACTTCGGTTCAGCGTCCGAGTTCCAAAAAGGCGAAAAGAAAAATGTCGAAGGCAAGAAAATGTTCGTCGAGTTCAAAGGCTCGATGAAAGATACTTTGGTTGAGATGGAACAGGATCTGCAGTCGGCGATTTCCTATGCAGGCGGCAACCACTTGCTCGCCATCCGCCAAGTGGATTATGTCATCGTCAAGAACTCGATCTTTAATGGAGATAAAGTGTATTAA
- a CDS encoding VOC family protein produces the protein MTSPLIHHVSVINRDSRQSFEFYHKLLGLDFLLKTVNQEDMEMYHLFFGDTTGRPGTEFSVFELKQGQAKAYGTNALERTVFAVPSEASLTFWEQRLRESGVFNCEIEDYHDTKVLRFEDQDGVQLGLQPVDWDVSDRYPYTAGDIPEEHAIFGIKAVHARVRFTKASARSFGETFGLELTGEFTDNGYKVSVLTSRGALFGQELHLVEDRERNLEVNGAGAIHHIALNARDDGALLAVEKSIVSKNFRYSGIKNREFFRSLYYREPNNLLIEVATEQTDFQKPEGGTGDFNAIPLYLPPFLEQRRGFIESKLY, from the coding sequence ATGACCAGTCCGCTCATTCACCATGTGTCGGTCATCAACCGCGACAGCAGGCAATCATTTGAGTTCTATCATAAGCTACTCGGGCTCGATTTTCTATTGAAAACCGTCAACCAGGAAGACATGGAAATGTACCACTTGTTTTTCGGCGACACGACCGGAAGGCCCGGCACTGAATTCAGTGTCTTTGAGTTAAAGCAAGGCCAAGCGAAGGCCTACGGGACGAATGCGCTTGAGCGCACCGTTTTCGCGGTGCCGAGTGAAGCGTCGCTGACATTTTGGGAACAGCGTCTGCGGGAATCGGGCGTCTTTAATTGCGAGATCGAAGACTATCACGATACGAAAGTCTTGCGTTTCGAAGATCAAGACGGCGTCCAGCTAGGACTCCAGCCAGTCGACTGGGACGTGTCTGATCGCTATCCGTATACAGCTGGGGACATCCCAGAAGAGCACGCCATCTTCGGAATCAAAGCTGTCCATGCCCGCGTCCGCTTTACAAAAGCGTCAGCGCGCTCGTTCGGCGAAACATTCGGCTTGGAACTGACGGGTGAGTTCACGGACAATGGATACAAAGTCAGCGTCCTTACAAGCCGCGGCGCGTTGTTTGGGCAAGAGCTGCATCTGGTAGAAGACCGTGAGCGCAATCTCGAAGTGAACGGCGCGGGGGCAATCCATCACATCGCCTTGAATGCCCGCGATGACGGTGCGCTCTTAGCGGTGGAAAAAAGCATCGTGTCGAAGAACTTCCGTTATTCCGGCATCAAAAATCGTGAATTTTTCCGCTCGCTGTATTACCGTGAACCGAACAATCTATTGATTGAAGTCGCCACCGAGCAAACCGACTTTCAAAAACCTGAAGGCGGCACAGGCGATTTCAATGCGATTCCGCTGTACCTGCCGCCTTTTTTGGAACAGCGGAGAGGGTTTATTGAAAGTAAGTTGTATTAA
- a CDS encoding NAD(P)/FAD-dependent oxidoreductase — protein MNDSFTNQGNMLDCAIIGGGPAGLNAALVLGRSLKKTMLFDDNQPRNRVTHESHGFLTRDGINPQELKRLAQQELTHYPDVQINTSRVATVAKEEKSFRIETEGGEVFHAKKVILATGFTETLPDIPRMQEFYGTSLFSCPFCDGYEMRGEPLVIVSENEAAGHLAKVVSNWTNNLIIATNGKKHITPTEQKTLEHHGVLVYEEPIRSLDGENGKLRAITFEDGTTIERSGGFVTAEWHQSTSIAKDLGCYINERGGVETDPMQRTNVEGVFACAIFPWDPRN, from the coding sequence ATGAACGATTCATTTACGAACCAGGGAAATATGCTCGATTGTGCGATTATCGGCGGCGGGCCGGCGGGACTGAACGCAGCACTTGTGCTCGGCCGCTCATTGAAAAAGACGATGCTATTCGATGATAACCAGCCGAGAAACCGCGTGACGCACGAATCGCACGGCTTTTTGACACGCGACGGCATCAACCCACAAGAACTGAAACGATTGGCGCAACAAGAACTCACACATTATCCGGATGTCCAGATCAACACGAGTCGCGTTGCAACGGTCGCAAAAGAAGAGAAATCTTTCCGCATCGAAACAGAAGGCGGAGAAGTATTTCACGCGAAAAAAGTGATTCTTGCGACCGGATTCACGGAAACCTTGCCGGACATACCGCGCATGCAGGAATTCTACGGCACGAGCCTGTTCAGCTGCCCGTTCTGTGACGGCTATGAAATGCGCGGAGAGCCCTTGGTCATCGTTTCGGAAAATGAAGCGGCCGGGCATCTCGCAAAAGTCGTCTCCAACTGGACGAACAATTTGATCATCGCGACCAATGGCAAAAAACACATCACCCCGACTGAACAGAAAACGCTTGAGCATCACGGCGTCCTCGTCTACGAAGAGCCAATCCGCTCACTGGACGGCGAAAACGGCAAGCTGCGCGCCATCACGTTTGAAGATGGCACGACGATCGAGCGCTCCGGCGGATTCGTCACAGCCGAGTGGCACCAGTCCACATCGATCGCGAAAGATTTGGGCTGCTACATCAACGAGCGCGGCGGCGTGGAGACCGACCCGATGCAGCGCACCAATGTTGAAGGGGTCTTTGCCTGCGCGATATTTCCATGGGATCCGCGCAATTGA
- a CDS encoding class I SAM-dependent methyltransferase → MHKHHNKIAYLDDPQRNGGLTAEALLDQLHIQKSDRILDFGAGTGYFTLPLSQRIDDTVYALDTDPAMLALIREKAQAPAIENIELLNGELTNSALAEDSLDVILASLVLHEITPLGPVLDNMHSLLKPGGQLIAIELEPKTGGPKAPRLTSSGLEQQLTGSGFKVAEKFFPAPSLYVLVARK, encoded by the coding sequence ATGCACAAGCACCATAACAAAATCGCCTATTTGGACGATCCGCAGCGAAACGGCGGCCTGACAGCGGAAGCCTTGCTCGATCAGCTGCACATCCAAAAAAGTGACCGGATCCTTGATTTCGGGGCAGGCACCGGCTATTTCACTTTGCCGCTCTCACAGCGAATCGACGACACCGTCTATGCGCTCGACACGGATCCGGCAATGCTTGCACTGATCCGCGAAAAAGCACAAGCCCCGGCTATTGAAAACATCGAGCTCCTAAACGGCGAATTAACGAACTCAGCGCTCGCAGAAGATTCACTCGATGTCATTCTCGCTTCGCTCGTCTTGCACGAAATCACGCCGCTCGGCCCAGTACTCGATAACATGCACAGCTTATTGAAACCAGGTGGGCAATTGATTGCGATTGAACTCGAACCGAAAACCGGCGGGCCCAAAGCGCCTCGTTTGACGTCGAGTGGCTTGGAACAGCAACTCACAGGGTCGGGATTCAAAGTGGCGGAGAAATTCTTCCCGGCACCGTCCTTATATGTGCTGGTGGCGCGGAAATAA